The Streptococcus sp. S5 genome contains a region encoding:
- a CDS encoding HIT family protein has protein sequence MVDDCIFCKIIAGDIPSSKVYEDEEVLAFLDISQVTPGHTLVVPKKHARNLLEMDETATAQLFARVSKVAKKVEAATQAKGMNIISNMEEVSGQTVFHTHVHIIPRYSDQDELAISFTEHEPNFEQLAVLAETIKNS, from the coding sequence ATGGTTGACGATTGTATTTTTTGTAAGATTATAGCTGGCGACATTCCTTCCTCCAAAGTCTATGAGGACGAGGAAGTCCTCGCATTTTTGGACATCTCTCAGGTTACACCAGGTCATACGTTAGTGGTTCCAAAAAAACACGCTCGCAACCTCTTAGAGATGGACGAAACCGCCACAGCTCAACTATTTGCACGTGTTTCTAAAGTTGCTAAAAAAGTAGAAGCTGCTACCCAAGCTAAGGGAATGAATATCATCAGCAACATGGAAGAAGTTTCTGGACAAACCGTATTTCACACACATGTCCACATTATCCCTCGCTATTCCGATCAAGATGAGCTTGCCATTTCTTTTACTGAACACGAGCCTAATTTTGAACAACTAGCAGTTCTCGCAGAAACCATCAAAAACAGTTAA
- the nusA gene encoding transcription termination factor NusA gives MSKEMLEAFRILEEDKGIKKEDIIEAVTESLRSAYRRRYGQSESAAIEFNEKTGDFRVYTVREVVDEVFDSRLEISLKDALAISSAYELGDKIKFEEAPAEFGRVAGQSAKQTIMEKMRKQTRTITYNTYKEHENEIMSGTVERFDNRFIYVNLGSIEAQLSKQDQIPGEVFQSHDRIEVFVYKVEDNPRGVNVFVSRSHPEMIKRLMEQEIPEVYDGTVEIMSVAREAGDRTKVAVRSHNSNVDAIGTIVGRGGSNIKKITSKFHPARYDQKLDRMVPTEENIDVIEWVPDPAEFIYNAIAPAEVDQVIFDDEDSKHALVVVPDNKLSLAIGRRGQNVRLAAHLTGYRIDIKSASEFEEMEAAQETFEDQVESGEEQVD, from the coding sequence ATGAGTAAAGAAATGCTAGAAGCCTTCCGCATTTTGGAAGAAGACAAAGGGATCAAAAAAGAAGATATCATCGAAGCCGTCACAGAATCATTGCGTTCAGCTTATCGCCGTCGTTATGGACAATCAGAAAGTGCAGCGATTGAATTCAATGAAAAAACTGGAGATTTCCGTGTTTATACGGTTCGTGAAGTGGTGGATGAAGTCTTTGATAGCCGTTTAGAAATCAGCTTGAAGGATGCCTTGGCCATTAGCTCTGCTTATGAGTTGGGGGATAAGATCAAGTTTGAAGAAGCACCAGCTGAATTTGGTCGTGTAGCAGGTCAATCTGCTAAACAAACGATCATGGAAAAAATGCGTAAGCAAACGCGCACCATCACCTATAACACTTATAAAGAACATGAAAATGAAATCATGAGTGGAACGGTGGAGCGCTTTGACAATCGATTTATCTATGTCAATCTTGGTTCGATCGAAGCTCAATTGTCTAAGCAAGACCAAATTCCAGGAGAAGTCTTCCAATCCCATGACCGGATCGAAGTTTTTGTTTACAAGGTAGAAGATAACCCTCGTGGTGTCAATGTCTTTGTTAGCCGAAGCCATCCTGAAATGATCAAACGTTTGATGGAACAAGAAATTCCTGAAGTCTATGATGGAACTGTTGAGATTATGAGTGTAGCGCGTGAAGCTGGAGATCGTACAAAAGTTGCGGTTCGTAGCCATAATTCAAACGTAGATGCGATTGGGACTATCGTTGGTCGTGGTGGATCGAATATTAAAAAGATTACCAGCAAGTTCCACCCAGCTCGATACGATCAAAAATTAGACCGTATGGTTCCGACAGAAGAAAACATCGATGTCATCGAGTGGGTTCCAGATCCAGCTGAATTCATCTATAATGCGATCGCTCCTGCAGAAGTGGACCAAGTTATTTTTGATGATGAAGATAGCAAACATGCTCTCGTTGTGGTTCCAGACAACAAATTATCTCTTGCCATTGGTCGTCGTGGTCAAAACGTTCGTTTGGCAGCTCATTTGACTGGTTACCGCATTGATATCAAATCTGCTAGTGAGTTCGAAGAAATGGAAGCAGCTCAAGAAACTTTTGAAGACCAAGTAGAAAGTGGCGAAGAGCAAGTCGATTAA
- a CDS encoding ABC transporter ATP-binding protein: MLEINKLTGGYVNIPVLKEVSFSVPDGQLIGLIGLNGAGKSTTINEIIGLLHPYAGEVRIDGLSLPEAPTEYRKKIGYIPETPSLYEELTLREHIETVAMAYDLDMEQVMVRVQPLLERFRLAEKLDWFPTQFSKGMKQKVMIICAYAVDPSLYIVDEPFLGLDPVAIADLIQLLADEKAKGKSILMSTHVLDSAEKMCDGFVILHKGQVRAKGTLDELRSTFGDEKASLNDIYMTLTEEETA; encoded by the coding sequence ATGTTAGAAATCAACAAGTTGACAGGGGGCTATGTCAACATCCCTGTCCTGAAAGAGGTGAGTTTTTCAGTTCCGGATGGCCAACTGATTGGTTTGATTGGACTTAATGGAGCTGGGAAGTCAACCACGATTAATGAAATTATTGGTCTCCTGCATCCTTATGCTGGTGAAGTACGGATTGACGGCTTGAGTCTGCCAGAAGCTCCAACGGAATACCGCAAGAAAATTGGTTATATTCCAGAAACCCCTAGTCTATATGAAGAATTAACCTTGAGAGAGCATATCGAGACCGTAGCTATGGCCTATGATTTAGACATGGAGCAGGTCATGGTGCGCGTCCAGCCTTTGTTGGAACGATTTCGTTTGGCTGAAAAATTAGATTGGTTCCCGACCCAGTTTTCAAAAGGGATGAAGCAAAAGGTCATGATTATTTGCGCCTATGCAGTGGATCCAAGTCTTTATATTGTCGATGAACCCTTTTTGGGATTGGATCCTGTTGCGATTGCAGATTTGATTCAGTTATTGGCAGATGAGAAAGCAAAAGGAAAATCGATTTTGATGAGTACCCACGTTCTGGATTCGGCTGAAAAGATGTGTGATGGTTTTGTGATCCTCCATAAGGGTCAGGTCCGAGCAAAAGGGACCTTGGACGAGCTGCGTTCAACTTTTGGGGATGAGAAAGCAAGTCTAAATGATATCTACATGACCTTGACAGAAGAGGAAACAGCATGA
- the trmB gene encoding tRNA (guanosine(46)-N7)-methyltransferase TrmB: MRVRNRKGATELLEANPQYVVLNPEDAKGKWHEIFGNDHPIHIEVGSGKGAFITGMAKANPEINYIGIDIQKSVLSYALDKVLEADVPNIKLLWVDGDSLTNYFEDGEIDQLYLNFSDPWPKKRHEKRRLTYKTFLDTFKQILPEHGEIHFKTDNRGLFEYSLVSFSQYGMTLKGVWLDLHASDFEGNVMTEYEKKFSSKGQVIYRVEAQF, translated from the coding sequence ATGAGAGTTAGAAATCGCAAGGGAGCGACTGAATTATTAGAAGCGAACCCGCAATATGTGGTCCTAAATCCAGAAGATGCCAAGGGAAAGTGGCATGAGATTTTTGGGAATGACCATCCTATTCATATCGAAGTGGGTAGCGGAAAAGGGGCCTTTATTACTGGGATGGCTAAGGCCAATCCAGAGATCAACTACATTGGAATTGATATTCAAAAATCGGTCTTGAGTTATGCTTTAGATAAGGTCTTAGAAGCTGATGTTCCTAACATTAAATTGCTTTGGGTAGACGGAGATAGCTTGACCAACTATTTTGAAGATGGGGAAATTGATCAACTCTATCTGAATTTTTCAGATCCTTGGCCTAAGAAACGTCATGAGAAGCGTCGTTTGACCTACAAGACCTTCCTGGATACCTTCAAGCAAATTCTTCCAGAACATGGGGAGATTCACTTTAAAACAGATAATCGAGGTCTGTTTGAATACAGTTTGGTGAGCTTTTCGCAATATGGGATGACTTTGAAGGGAGTCTGGCTAGACCTTCATGCTAGTGATTTTGAGGGGAATGTCATGACGGAATATGAGAAGAAGTTCTCAAGTAAAGGTCAGGTCATTTACCGTGTAGAAGCACAGTTTTAG
- the tsaE gene encoding tRNA (adenosine(37)-N6)-threonylcarbamoyltransferase complex ATPase subunit type 1 TsaE codes for MISHNETELIALGKQLGKLLEKQDVIILSGDLGAGKTTFTKGIAKGLGIDQMIKSPTYTIVREYEGRLPLYHLDVYRIGNDPDSIDLDDFLFGDGATIIEWGELIEPSLSDAYLKIFIRKLEDGRELAFEAHGARAEALLTSFEQVEKTDD; via the coding sequence ATGATTAGTCACAATGAAACGGAGCTGATCGCTCTAGGAAAACAGCTAGGAAAACTCTTAGAAAAGCAAGACGTGATTATCTTATCAGGTGATCTAGGAGCAGGAAAAACGACCTTTACCAAGGGAATTGCAAAGGGGTTAGGGATTGATCAGATGATTAAAAGCCCGACCTATACCATTGTTCGTGAATACGAAGGTCGCTTGCCTTTATACCATTTGGATGTTTACCGGATTGGGAATGATCCAGATTCTATTGATTTAGATGATTTTCTATTTGGAGATGGTGCTACCATTATTGAATGGGGAGAGCTGATTGAGCCGAGTCTTTCGGATGCTTATCTAAAAATTTTTATCCGAAAATTAGAAGATGGGCGAGAGTTAGCTTTTGAAGCTCATGGAGCGCGTGCAGAAGCTTTACTGACATCCTTTGAGCAGGTGGAAAAAACGGATGACTAA
- a CDS encoding YlxQ-related RNA-binding protein, which translates to MNKQKISNLLGLAQRAGKLISGEELVIKAIQEEKAKLVFLANDAASNLTKKVTDKGHYYEVQVSTVFSTLELSTAIGRARKVVAVVDAGFSKKMRSLME; encoded by the coding sequence TTGAATAAGCAAAAGATAAGTAATTTGTTGGGCTTGGCGCAAAGAGCAGGAAAACTCATTTCTGGAGAAGAACTCGTGATCAAAGCAATCCAGGAAGAAAAAGCAAAATTAGTTTTTCTGGCGAATGATGCAGCTAGTAACCTGACAAAAAAGGTGACAGATAAGGGTCACTATTATGAGGTTCAAGTATCTACCGTGTTTTCAACACTAGAATTAAGCACTGCAATTGGACGTGCCCGTAAGGTCGTCGCTGTTGTAGATGCTGGATTTTCAAAGAAAATGAGGTCTCTTATGGAATAG
- the rimP gene encoding ribosome maturation factor RimP, translating to MATIATIVDLVTEVIQPAIKEPFELVDVEYGKMGGDYVLSIFVDKPEGITLNDTADLTEIISPLLDQIKPDPFPEQYFLEVTSPGLERPLKTKEALEGAVGKYVNISLYKAVEKQKVFEGNLVGFEEDVLTIEYMDKTRKKTVEIPYNLVSKARLAVKL from the coding sequence GTGGCAACCATCGCAACGATTGTTGACTTAGTAACAGAAGTGATTCAGCCAGCCATCAAGGAACCATTTGAATTGGTCGATGTTGAATATGGCAAAATGGGTGGTGACTACGTCTTAAGCATTTTCGTAGACAAACCAGAAGGGATCACACTGAATGATACAGCGGATTTGACAGAAATCATTAGCCCGCTATTGGATCAAATTAAACCAGACCCATTTCCAGAACAGTACTTTTTAGAAGTTACCAGTCCTGGCTTGGAGAGACCTTTGAAAACCAAGGAAGCACTCGAGGGAGCTGTTGGCAAGTATGTCAATATCAGCTTGTATAAGGCTGTTGAAAAGCAAAAGGTCTTTGAGGGGAACTTGGTAGGTTTTGAAGAGGATGTTTTGACCATTGAGTATATGGATAAAACACGAAAGAAAACTGTAGAAATTCCTTATAACCTTGTGTCCAAAGCAAGGTTGGCTGTAAAATTGTAA
- a CDS encoding ABC transporter permease, whose translation MKELMKKRQETFRTQCVKYSRYVLNDHFVLFMLIFIGFLAVQYSQFLQDLPKDTSLIRWSLMIGLLLLVPIGSIATYLEKPDALFLLVKEEEVKRYVKGQAKKSFVFWFLIQSFVLLLFVPLLLATGLDKLAIVAYILVLGVAKGAVFSWKEARFYQDENLNWPLAIARENARKQLILRFFALFTTVKGITNSVKRRAYLDGFLGLLPKTHGNTWLHLYMRSFLRNGDLFSMTLRLLALSILAIIFIPQPLVVIALVALLNYLVIFQLLGLYSAFDYQPLTLLFPMKKGSKKAGLNKTIQLVMGMITVIEGGIGLVFISDKVLLLGLLAYTVALILLYLPFKMARLVDESR comes from the coding sequence ATGAAAGAGTTGATGAAAAAACGGCAAGAAACGTTTCGAACTCAATGTGTAAAATATAGCCGCTATGTTCTCAATGATCATTTCGTTCTCTTTATGTTGATTTTCATAGGATTTTTGGCGGTTCAATACAGCCAATTCTTGCAAGATCTACCCAAAGATACAAGCCTGATCCGCTGGAGTCTCATGATTGGCTTGCTCCTCTTGGTTCCGATTGGCTCCATTGCGACCTACTTAGAGAAGCCCGATGCTTTATTCCTTTTGGTAAAGGAAGAGGAAGTGAAACGTTATGTCAAAGGGCAGGCCAAGAAGTCTTTTGTGTTTTGGTTTTTGATTCAAAGTTTTGTCCTTCTATTATTTGTGCCTCTTCTTCTGGCAACAGGGCTGGATAAACTTGCTATTGTAGCTTATATCCTTGTCTTAGGGGTGGCTAAAGGGGCTGTTTTTAGCTGGAAGGAAGCGCGTTTCTACCAGGATGAAAATTTAAATTGGCCCTTGGCTATTGCTCGTGAGAATGCAAGGAAACAATTGATTCTTCGCTTCTTTGCCTTGTTTACAACGGTGAAAGGTATTACTAACAGTGTCAAAAGAAGAGCGTACTTGGATGGTTTCTTAGGGCTTCTTCCCAAAACACATGGCAATACGTGGCTGCACTTATATATGCGCTCCTTCCTACGGAATGGAGATCTTTTCTCTATGACTCTACGACTCTTGGCTCTTTCCATTCTCGCTATCATCTTTATTCCCCAGCCTCTCGTAGTGATTGCCCTTGTAGCCTTGCTCAATTACTTGGTTATTTTTCAATTACTGGGGCTTTACAGTGCTTTTGATTACCAACCCTTGACCCTCCTTTTCCCGATGAAAAAGGGCAGTAAAAAGGCAGGGTTGAACAAAACGATTCAGCTGGTCATGGGGATGATAACGGTGATAGAAGGAGGAATTGGCCTGGTCTTTATTTCAGATAAAGTCCTGTTGTTAGGCCTACTGGCTTATACAGTTGCTTTAATCCTACTCTATCTTCCATTTAAGATGGCGCGCTTGGTTGACGAAAGTCGTTAA
- a CDS encoding Na/Pi cotransporter family protein, which translates to MSINWQEIVFNFLGGLGLFLYSIKTMGEGLQQAAGDRLRYYIDKYTSNPFLGVLVGIGMTALIQSSSGVTVITVGLVSAGLLTLRQAIGIVMGANIGTTITSFIIGFKLGDYALPMLFIGAVCLFFTKNRLVNNVGRIVFGVGGIFFALNLMSGAMEPLKDLQVFRDYMVQLSKSPILGVFVGSGLTLLIQASSATIGILQNLYASHLIDLKGALPVLFGDNIGTTITAIIASLGANIAAKRVAGAHVAFNVIGTIICLVFLVPFTSLIQWFETTLHLSPEMTIAFAHGTFNITNTIIQFPFIGALAYFVTKLIPGEDEVVKYEPLYLDENLITQAPSIALGNAKKELLHLGGYADKAFNLSYDYIVHQNEKTAEKGHKTEEAINTIDDDLTRYLIRLSSEALSPRESEVLTNILDSSRDLERIGDHAEALINLTDYLIRKKVVFSEAALAELEDIYNQTHQFVEDALKAVENNDVSLANQLVARHEAIEKLEKRLRKTHIRRLNQGECTPQAGVNFIDIISHYTRVADHAMNLAEKVQIEQI; encoded by the coding sequence ATGTCGATTAACTGGCAGGAAATTGTATTTAACTTTTTGGGAGGCCTGGGGCTCTTTCTCTATAGTATTAAAACCATGGGAGAAGGCTTGCAACAGGCTGCAGGAGATCGACTTCGATACTATATTGATAAATATACGAGTAATCCCTTTCTAGGGGTTCTAGTAGGGATTGGGATGACTGCCTTGATTCAGTCGAGTTCAGGGGTTACAGTGATTACGGTCGGTCTGGTGAGTGCAGGACTTCTAACCCTCCGTCAAGCTATTGGTATTGTTATGGGGGCCAATATTGGAACGACTATTACCTCCTTTATCATTGGTTTTAAATTAGGAGACTACGCTCTTCCCATGCTCTTTATCGGAGCGGTTTGTCTCTTCTTTACCAAAAATCGTTTGGTTAATAATGTTGGACGAATCGTTTTTGGTGTCGGTGGTATCTTCTTTGCCCTCAACTTGATGAGTGGGGCTATGGAACCTCTTAAAGATTTGCAAGTCTTTCGTGACTATATGGTGCAGTTAAGTAAAAGTCCTATCTTGGGTGTCTTTGTTGGATCAGGCTTAACACTTTTGATTCAGGCCTCTTCTGCAACCATTGGTATCTTGCAAAATCTCTATGCTAGTCATTTGATTGACCTGAAAGGAGCCCTCCCAGTTCTCTTTGGTGATAATATCGGAACGACCATTACAGCTATCATTGCTTCCTTGGGAGCTAATATTGCGGCCAAACGTGTGGCAGGTGCCCATGTAGCCTTTAATGTTATCGGAACCATTATCTGTCTTGTCTTCCTTGTTCCGTTTACCTCTTTGATTCAATGGTTTGAAACGACTCTTCATTTATCCCCAGAAATGACCATAGCCTTTGCTCACGGAACCTTTAATATAACCAATACCATCATCCAGTTCCCATTCATTGGAGCTTTGGCATACTTTGTGACCAAGCTGATTCCTGGTGAGGATGAGGTTGTCAAATATGAACCGCTCTACTTGGATGAAAACTTGATCACCCAAGCGCCTTCGATTGCTCTTGGAAATGCGAAAAAAGAGTTGCTTCATTTAGGTGGATATGCAGACAAAGCTTTTAATCTTTCTTATGATTATATTGTTCATCAAAATGAGAAAACAGCTGAAAAGGGTCATAAGACAGAAGAAGCCATCAATACCATTGATGATGATTTGACTCGCTACCTGATTCGTTTGTCAAGTGAAGCCTTGAGTCCGAGAGAAAGTGAAGTTCTCACCAATATCTTGGATTCTTCACGGGATTTGGAGCGGATTGGAGATCACGCGGAAGCCTTGATCAATCTGACCGATTATTTAATTCGTAAGAAAGTGGTCTTTTCAGAAGCGGCCTTGGCTGAATTGGAAGATATTTACAACCAAACCCATCAATTTGTAGAGGATGCCTTAAAAGCTGTTGAGAACAATGATGTGAGTCTTGCAAACCAATTGGTAGCACGTCACGAGGCAATTGAAAAGTTGGAGAAAAGACTTCGGAAAACCCATATTCGTCGTTTGAACCAAGGCGAATGTACACCTCAAGCCGGAGTAAACTTTATTGATATCATTTCTCACTATACACGTGTTGCAGACCATGCCATGAATCTCGCTGAAAAAGTACAAATCGAGCAAATTTAA
- the rbfA gene encoding 30S ribosome-binding factor RbfA: protein MASHFRTDRVGMEIKREVNEILQKKVRDPRVQGVTITDVQMLGDLSMAKVYYSIMSDLASDNQKAQTGLEKATGTIKRELGRNLKLYKIPDLTFVKDESIEYGNKIDEMLRNLNKD from the coding sequence ATGGCAAGTCATTTTCGGACAGATCGAGTAGGGATGGAAATCAAGCGTGAAGTCAATGAGATTTTACAAAAGAAAGTCCGTGACCCGCGTGTTCAAGGCGTTACTATTACGGATGTTCAAATGCTAGGTGATTTGTCTATGGCCAAAGTGTATTATTCAATTATGAGTGATTTGGCTTCAGACAATCAAAAGGCTCAGACAGGCCTTGAAAAAGCAACAGGAACCATCAAGCGTGAATTAGGTCGGAATTTGAAACTGTACAAGATTCCGGATCTTACTTTTGTCAAAGACGAGTCTATCGAATACGGTAACAAGATCGATGAGATGTTACGCAATTTGAACAAAGACTAG
- a CDS encoding GNAT family N-acetyltransferase produces MTKEKEVTVEIRQADSADAALVVDFLNQVGKESDYMTLDEAGIGMSPADMEQFLMVQEMAENRICLLLFLDQELAALLNITAASQRSIRHIGDVFIVVQKAYWNQGLGQILLEEGIEWAHSTGVLRKLVLNVQVRNERAVHLYKKLGFEIEGCQARGACSAEGEFLDVYLMGKLID; encoded by the coding sequence ATGACTAAGGAAAAGGAAGTGACAGTAGAAATTCGGCAAGCTGACAGTGCAGATGCGGCTCTTGTCGTTGATTTCTTAAATCAAGTTGGGAAAGAGTCAGATTACATGACACTAGATGAAGCTGGAATTGGCATGTCTCCAGCAGACATGGAGCAATTTCTGATGGTGCAAGAGATGGCGGAAAACCGGATTTGCCTCTTGCTATTTCTAGATCAGGAACTGGCAGCTTTGTTAAATATCACTGCAGCTTCTCAACGGTCCATTCGGCATATTGGTGATGTCTTTATTGTGGTTCAAAAAGCTTATTGGAATCAAGGGCTTGGACAGATCCTGTTGGAAGAAGGGATCGAGTGGGCGCACTCGACCGGTGTTCTTAGGAAACTAGTCTTGAATGTCCAAGTGCGCAATGAACGGGCGGTTCACCTGTATAAAAAGTTAGGTTTTGAGATCGAAGGTTGCCAAGCTCGTGGAGCTTGTTCAGCTGAAGGAGAATTCTTAGATGTTTACCTTATGGGGAAACTGATAGATTAG
- the rnpM gene encoding RNase P modulator RnpM, translating to MVKTRKIPLRKSVVSNEIIDKRDLLRIVKNKEGQVFIDPTGKANGRGAYIKLDNEEAALAKKKKVFNRSFNMEVEEAFYDELIAYVDHKVKRRELGLE from the coding sequence ATGGTAAAAACAAGAAAAATCCCTTTAAGAAAATCTGTCGTTTCAAATGAAATTATTGATAAGCGCGATTTGCTCCGCATTGTCAAAAATAAAGAAGGACAAGTCTTTATCGATCCAACTGGCAAAGCCAATGGTCGAGGCGCTTACATCAAGCTAGACAATGAAGAAGCGGCACTTGCTAAGAAAAAGAAAGTTTTTAATCGTAGCTTTAATATGGAAGTGGAAGAAGCTTTCTATGATGAATTGATCGCTTATGTAGATCATAAGGTGAAGAGAAGAGAGTTAGGCCTTGAATAA
- the ccrZ gene encoding cell cycle regulator CcrZ: MDSNEKELSLTPIPGKSGKAYMGTYPDGGRVFVKMNTTPILAGLAKEQIAPQLLWSRRLPDGNVMSAQEWLNGEILTPNGMSKKQVVNILTRLHRSRPLMTQLKKLGYPVESPLELLNSWSNRLPIALRQNHYIQSVVKNLRKTVPAFREDYATIVHGDVRHSNWIETESGLIYLVDWDSVRLTDRMLDVAHILSHYIPDSNWRDWLGYYGYKYNQKVFDKLYWFGQYSFLCQIAKYYENNDLENVNREIYALRNFRLKYGKEI; the protein is encoded by the coding sequence ATGGACTCGAATGAAAAAGAGCTAAGCCTCACCCCAATTCCTGGGAAGAGTGGGAAGGCCTACATGGGGACCTACCCAGATGGTGGGCGCGTTTTTGTAAAAATGAATACGACCCCAATCCTTGCGGGTCTAGCAAAAGAACAGATTGCTCCTCAATTGTTATGGAGTCGACGCTTGCCAGATGGAAATGTGATGAGTGCCCAAGAATGGTTGAATGGGGAAATTCTCACGCCAAATGGGATGTCGAAAAAACAAGTCGTCAATATTTTAACGAGATTGCACCGTTCTAGACCTTTGATGACTCAATTAAAAAAACTTGGCTATCCTGTGGAATCTCCATTAGAATTGCTCAATTCTTGGAGTAACCGGTTGCCAATTGCCCTACGTCAGAACCACTATATCCAATCAGTCGTAAAGAATTTACGTAAGACAGTGCCTGCCTTTCGGGAGGATTATGCGACGATCGTCCACGGGGATGTTCGTCATAGTAACTGGATTGAGACAGAGAGCGGCTTGATTTATCTAGTCGACTGGGACTCTGTTCGTTTGACAGACCGGATGTTGGATGTGGCGCATATCTTGAGTCACTATATCCCAGATTCTAATTGGCGCGATTGGTTAGGCTATTATGGCTACAAGTACAATCAAAAAGTATTTGATAAACTCTATTGGTTTGGTCAATACTCTTTCTTGTGCCAAATTGCTAAATACTATGAAAATAATGATTTAGAAAATGTCAATCGCGAGATCTATGCTCTGCGCAATTTCCGGTTGAAATATGGAAAGGAAATATGA
- the lytR gene encoding glycopolymer--peptidoglycan transferase LytR, translating to MVKKIILMFLSLLTVTVIGIGAYGLTILNQTTGTLSKTYKGFGNETNVIAENKPMTILLMGVDTGSGSREDPWAGNSDTMILVTVNPQTKETTMTSLERDILTNITSDGETVQAKLNSAYAQGGAKLAIKTIQDLLNIHIDRYVMINMKGLVQLVDKVGGITVNNPFDFDISIEENEPEYTAKIAPGRQEINGDQALVYSRMRYQDPEGDYGRQKRQREVIKKIVEKVLSLNSLSHYKGIIESVSDNMQTNIALDSNSLLQLLGYKDALSTIHQYQLKGEDATLADGGSYQIVTSKHILKIQNIIRKALGLKEIKTLKTNAYLLDGDEELKNASSQNDTPAASSEEAPVYQEFNQLPVVPSTQDTGVVTPQSSVAPVTPVAPAATESSSVTPTVPSE from the coding sequence ATGGTTAAAAAAATTATTTTAATGTTTTTGAGCTTATTGACGGTAACAGTGATTGGGATTGGGGCTTATGGCCTTACCATCCTAAACCAAACGACTGGGACTCTCAGTAAGACCTATAAAGGCTTTGGAAATGAGACCAATGTCATTGCAGAAAACAAGCCGATGACCATCCTTTTGATGGGGGTTGATACAGGTAGCGGTTCTCGGGAAGATCCTTGGGCCGGAAATAGTGATACTATGATTTTGGTGACTGTTAATCCTCAAACAAAAGAAACAACCATGACTAGCTTGGAAAGAGATATCCTAACCAATATTACTTCAGATGGCGAAACGGTCCAAGCAAAATTGAATTCGGCTTATGCTCAAGGTGGTGCCAAGTTAGCCATTAAGACCATTCAAGATCTTTTGAATATCCATATTGACCGCTATGTCATGATCAATATGAAGGGGCTGGTTCAATTAGTGGATAAGGTTGGTGGCATCACAGTCAACAATCCATTTGACTTCGATATCTCGATCGAGGAAAATGAGCCAGAATATACGGCTAAGATCGCACCAGGACGTCAGGAGATTAATGGGGACCAAGCTCTCGTTTATTCACGCATGCGCTACCAAGACCCAGAAGGAGACTACGGACGTCAAAAACGCCAACGTGAAGTGATCAAAAAGATTGTTGAGAAAGTTTTAAGCCTCAATAGTTTGAGTCACTACAAAGGAATCATTGAGTCTGTTAGCGATAATATGCAAACCAACATAGCGCTTGACAGTAATAGCCTTCTTCAATTGCTAGGATATAAAGATGCCCTTTCAACGATTCATCAGTACCAGCTGAAAGGAGAAGATGCCACCTTAGCAGATGGCGGAAGTTATCAGATTGTCACTTCAAAACATATCTTGAAAATTCAAAATATCATCCGTAAAGCTTTGGGACTAAAAGAAATCAAAACATTGAAAACCAATGCTTACCTATTAGATGGAGATGAAGAGTTGAAGAATGCTTCTTCTCAAAATGATACGCCAGCGGCATCATCTGAGGAAGCGCCTGTTTACCAAGAGTTTAACCAACTACCAGTTGTACCATCGACCCAGGATACGGGAGTGGTGACGCCTCAAAGTTCTGTTGCACCAGTGACACCAGTTGCTCCTGCAGCTACAGAGTCGAGCAGTGTGACACCTACGGTACCTTCAGAATAA